The Xiphophorus couchianus chromosome 6, X_couchianus-1.0, whole genome shotgun sequence genomic interval AAAGAATGTCTGTAAACAGCTTAAAGGAGAAgtgctgtgatgacttcctgagggcggagtttcagaaagagcaggagcttcttaaagagacggaggtGTTAAAATGTGATGTCAAATGTCTtctgtcatatttgatatatacagcattttcacTACacctgaaggtaacatagttacttgattgtgctataaagttattctatgtgcctgaaaaatacataataccatCCCTTTACTCTGTGTTCCAGTACAATTTCtccaattttcagatttaatttatttttaaaattgaaacaaGGTAAATTTTAAAGGTCTGTatggaaaaagttacatttgtgaTGTTCTCTGTCATAGAACAGTccccatctgtccatccatccatccatccatccatccatccatccccatccatccctccattcatccatccatccatccatccatccctcccttcatccatccatgcatccatccctccatccatccctccattcatccatccatccatccctccattcatccaaccatccatccatccctccattcatccatccatccatccatccctccatccatccatccatccatccatccctccatccatccatccatccatccctccatccatccatccatccctccattcatccatccatccatccatccctccatccatccatcaatccctccattcatccatccatccatccatccatccctccatgcATCTGTCCAactttttagccattttccaatGCAATTTTATAAAGGTCAATTTTGACCCATAATCCTATGGATGCCTCTATATTTAATCAagtcaaacaaagaaaatgtaagcAATCTTTGGGCAAAGCATGTTCAAACATTCGTCTATTTGACTGTTTTCATTGTCTTCATTGTAGGAAATACAATTACGCTGCTTTAAACTTTAACGTACAAAGCAGACGTTAAAgtgaatttaaagtttgctttTATTGACAGCAATAAAATTAATTGGATAACATTTTTCTGTCGTTTGACGGAGGTTCTCTAGTTTCCACAACATAattgttcatgttttaattactttattattaagTTAATTTCCAAATAGCTGAATTcatctttcttgtttttatagTCAGTTTCCTTTAGCCAGCTGACTGACAGTGTGCAGTAATAGTGACCATGCCAACCAGCCTGTGCCTGTACAGACTGGATTTTGCTTTACAGCATATTTTTAGTATGATATCTCTATGTAATATTGtgaaaacttaaagaaaaaaccttcattttagtttttttccctgGTCTTTCCAGATGGCCTGGTGTCTTATAGCATTCCAGATGGACACCAGATGATCTACAGAGGCCTGGATGTCTTCTTCAATGACTCTGTGTATGATGGAGCAACAGCTCAGAGGTCTGAACTTTATTTCTACACGTAGAACTCTGAGGAAATCGagcatgaaagaaaaatcaaactttgCTTCTCCAGACTGACCAAGGGCCTGGGCCAGCTGACGGATGGCGCCTGGGGTTTGGATGACTTTCTGCACAGCCATGTCCCTGGAGCGTGGCCTGGGTACGACTACGTGGGATGGAGCAACAAGACTTTCCCTAAAGGTTACGTAGAGGTGGTCTTTGACTTTGACCACATCCGCAACTTCACCTCCATGAAGGTGAGGAAGGACTCAACGCAGGAGGAAACATTTTAGATATTCCCAGCAGTAGAGCATTAGAGTacctttaagtttttttgtaaaattttgtaaaattgacttttttgagccttacacatcatgttataatgtttttccctcatcaaaatcaCACCTTgatgccttgattctttcattcatatttgagaaatcccttaatctcccatggcaaccagctgtgcaaaacacctgggtggacctagctccgccttcgaggacaaaATTCCTCCTTGGAcatgcagtttccaagcttctgcctcacagagcagccctcccttgtaactccctcactcagctccttcagactagtcagaagcaattagcaaacacctggtgcaGCTGCACATCTGTTGagctcattaaaaatgtttttaaagggttaatggaggtgccatgttgtgacgatttcctgaaggcagagtttcagaaagtgcAGGagatcttaaagagacagaggcccaatttcaaggcaacAAATTTGAGACATATgccatttttataacaacttaagTTAAAAtggttacttgactgtgctataaaatgccactatgtGGCTGAAgacacataacactgcccctttaaagtcTGGCACGCAGTAGGATTTAGTACTTTAATAATGCCTACAACCTCTACAGGTTCATTGCAGCAACATGTTCAGCCGTGGAGTGAGGCTGTTCAGACAGGCCACGTGCTTCTTCCGCTCCGAATCGGAATGGGAGCCTGACCCCATGACCTTCAGGCCGTCCGCTGAGCCCCTGAGCCAAAGCGGCCGATTTGTCACCGTGCCCCTTGGGGATCGAACGGCCAGCAGCATCAAGTGCCGTTTTCACTTCGGCGACCAGTGGCTGCTGTTCAGCGAGGTGGCCTTCCAGTCGGGTAAAACTATCAGAGCCACCCCTCAGAAAGCCTTTCATTCCCACGGCACAAGGCCAGCATGTTGGATTCATAGCGAAACCGCCTCCTGACTCAATTCACTCTGACTTCCTTGCCTTTCTGTGTCACAGGCTCTGCCGTTTACAACACGTCGCTGGGTCCACACAAGCAAGGACAACCCAAAAAATCCCTTCTAGGTAACCAGCCGAACCTcatctgatctgtttttgtttgtttgtttgtttgtttttttaataaacacgAATAAGGCTTTCAGGCTTTCAAGcagtgttgttttatttaaaactaagcAAAGGTGAAGATAGGGTGGGGAAAATAAATGCTTTCTAGGTAAACACTGCCCCCTGCTGAGAGAATCACAAACTACAATATTCagttttaagattaaaaaaggaaagggaGAGAAGAATTTCTACATTCTATTTATTATCCAGCAATAAAATGGTGAAGGAGTGCtacatttcttttcatattacACATGATTGaccacatttaaatttttccaaCACGTTCCCGGGCCTCGTCAGGGGAGGATCCCACTCACAAAGTGGACGACAGCAACACGAAGatcctgattggctgcctggTGGCTATTATCGCCATCCTTTTGACTGTCATAGTCATCATACTGTGGAGGCAGGTCTGGCAGAAGATGCTTGAGAAGGTGAATGAACCGTATTTactattgggatttttttttttttttttgtctgttttgattttttgggGGAGGGGATTGTTACTGATAGCTAAAAGTTCAGACTAGGAAAACTGACATTGGAACCACACTAAAAGTTACTGGTGTTACAtatcctaaaataatggcctaagttattttttgccaaaagttttttttttattactattattattatttatttgcctaaaacattttttggaaagaagtggtgatttttttttttggcagaaatttctTTTGGCACAaatgacttaggccattatGTTAGGAAGGCGacaatataaaacttaaatgGGTGAAAACAAGCTATTCTTAAAATCTCGGGTGcctttccactggcagattatttcacttatagctagaacatttcatcaatatcaagtaattttttacttaaaacatgcGTGAAAAAGTGTAAAGGGTATGAAGTCGCTCACACAGACTGTATCCTCTCACGCATCGTAAGGCCTCCCGGCGCTGGTTGGACGACGAGCTGACGGCTCGCCTCGCCGCGCAGACCCAGGCCTTCTCCTTCCTCCGCTCCTCTCAGTCCAGCGAGGACGGCTCCGGCTCCGGCTCCATCTCCACGTACGAGAGAATCTACCCCGCCTGCGCCGACTACCAGGAGCCTTCTCGCCTCATCCGCAAGCTGCCCGAATTTGCCGAGTGCGCAGAACACCTCAGTAAGGAGGGAGCCGGGGGTCGAAGGTCAACCCTAAGGTCTTCAAAAGCAGCCGAAGCAACAGATCCTGCAGCGCGTGCTTCTCTTCCAGAGTCGGGAACCTCCAGTAGAGCAGGCGTCGGTTCCGACGGCGCGCCGCATTACGCCGAGGCGGATATTATCAGTCTGCAGGAGTCCTCGGACAGCGGCTCCATCACAGCCGTCAACATGAACCTCTTTGCTGGATCGGATTTGACCTTGAGGGAGTTCCCAAAAGAGAAGCTGACCTTCAAGGAGAAACTGGGAGAGGGCCAGTTTGGGGAGGTAAActcattttttgacttttcattaAAGTTACTTCTGTTCAGTGTCAAGTAAAGACCTGAACCAAAGCGGACGATGAGCTGATTTCCCTCCACACAGGTGCACTTGTGCGAGGCTGAGGACATGCAGGACTTCTTGGGTGAGGATACGTCGACGGAAGGTAGCAGCGAGTCTCCTTTGCTCGTAGCTGTGAAGATGCTACGGGAAGACGCCAACAAGAACGCCAGGTAAGGGTCTGCTGGCTGAACGGTCGAGCGACAGAACCGTCTTTGGCCCGTCCAGTTCTCAGTTTTAGTTGGTGAATTTGCTGCAGgaacgacttcctgaaggagatAAGAATCATGTCTCGTCTGAGGGATCCCAACATCGTCCGCCTGCTGGCGGTGTGCGTGGACACGGACCCTCTGTGTATGATCACGGAGTACATGGAGAATGGAGACCTGAACCAGTTCCTTTGCAGTCTCAGACTGAAGACCCTGACTGGTGGCGAGGCAGACCAGCAGGAGGGGAGCGACGAAGTCAGGTAGTGCACCCTCTCGGTAAATGAGTCATACGCAATTTGGGCTTTCTCACTTCAAAACGTGTTCACTCGTTTCAATGAAACACATTGAAACGGGTGAAATGTTCAGTGCACATCTGTATTCAGACCGTTGAGTCGATACAGAACTACCTTTCACTGcaattaccgtattttctggactataagTCATCCAGAAATTGCCGTCTTTCACTTTGAAGCCTGCAGGCAGTTTCTGGCACGCCGATGTCTGTGGTCTAAATAAGGGCGGTCAGTATTGACTTTAAGTCTCTCTGGACTGTAAGACCAGCTTACCtatgaaataaatctgtgaGTCGTAGCCCAGAAAACACGTTCAAAATGCAACTATTGGGTTTGTTTGTACCAGCTTTGAGCATGTAGCggttgaaatgtttgttttttcttgcaaagtAGCTGAAGCCCAGTCCAATTTGATCGATTTTGTGATTTTGGCATTTTGTCACACATTCTTCACTGGACTTTAGGGGTGTAACAAGATCTTCTCATACAATATCTCATGATATTAAAACACCACAATAATTCTTACTGAGGTGACTGCTGTCTTGTGAACATTAGTCAGTTGCGGGAGCCATGTCTTCGCTTGAGGAAGCTGTAACAGAAGACGCCCAAGTTACTCTCAAATCATTTGTTTGGCAGCATTTCGGGTTTCCCGTAAGTACGATGAATGGCGACAGAGCGAAGACACAAGCAATATGTAAGCACTGCATGTTGTTCAggactgaagaagaaaagaacaagcaaacaaactggacacacaaacatttttaagttctTTAGAGAACTTAAATATGGATCACAggtaaaaatattgctaaaaggTTAATGggggagccatgttgtgatgacttcctgaaggcggagtttcagaatgGGTAGGAGTtgcaaaggcccaatttcaaggcgttaaattacaaagtaaaatttcctttaagtcatatttgatttaaagagcatttttatgacaactgatgttattgattattctataaaatggcactagaATTCTAGAAAGTACACattgctgcccctttaaatgacTTCTGAGGCTGATTAGTTCCACTGGATTTAGCAGTATTAGAGGAAATTCggctgaaaacaaaagcatgctgcactttccagagtttttattttaaaaaaaaaaacgttttgttggctctagttgCCTTTGCTTGGTCAGATAGGAAAGTGGGTAAtaagagaaggggaagacaatGTAGTAAGAGTCATTAGGCTGGGACTCGAACCTGCAGTTGCTGCATCGAGTACTAAGGCCTCCTTACTTGGATTGTGTTTTACACCTGCGCCACTACtgcaccacacttttcagatttttctgcataaaaacaaatcaagaacCTTTAGTCAGTACAATACTACTTCTGTCCTGTATTGTAGTTCCGTCAAACTGCTCGGCATGGCGGTGCAGGTCGTGTCTGGTATGAAGTACCTGTCCTCTCTCAACTTTGTCCACCGGGATCTGGCGACCCGCAACTGCCTGGTGGGGAAGAACGACACCATCAAGATAGCGGATTTCGGCATGAGTCGGAACCTCTACAGAGGGGACTACTTCCGCATCCAGGGACGAGCCGTCCTGCCAATTCGCTGGATGTCCTGGGAGAGCATCCTTTTAGTGAGTGGCCAAAGGAAACGGGACTGGATTCCTTAAAAACTAGCGTAGAATGAGCCCACTTtgggttctgtttttgttgtctgttCTCTCAGGGTAAGTTCACCATGGCCAGCGATGTGTGGGCCTTCGGGGTGACTCTGTGGGAAATCCTGACCCTGTGCAAGGAGCAGCCATACTCGCAGCTCTCTGACGAGCAGGTGATCGAAAACACAGGCGAGTTCTTCAGGAACCAGGGCAAGCAGGTGAGCACTGCACAGGCGGTCAGCGTGCATTTACAGTGTTGTGCTAAAGTATTCATGTCCAACTTAAATTATTCAATGTCCACATCCATGGACTTTAGcatattttttggggggcatTTTGGTTGATAAATCTACACAAAGCAGGTAAAAACATTtgactggaaataaaacaatacatgaTGTTTAGATTTGTTTCAACTCAAATCTGAGAAATGTGTATGGAGCTAAATCgaggccataaagtttgttcaaaagaagaaaaaaactcaaactgaaaaaaacttggatctaaaaagtagttttgtttcaaatctttttttttctcaatttcaattgttttccccttttgaaccaactttatggccccaatgTAGCTCTGTGATTTTggagctccaaaagtcaaaacttttgtaaattaaaaaattttttttaaaaaacacacacacacacacacaaaaaccacaTCTGAACTTTTGAGATtactttcagaaattttctagaaaaaaactttccaaaaactaaaattcacaaatgtagaaaatttctgtttttttctaacaatgttTCAAAATTCAAGATTTTCTACATAAATTTGGAGATGAATCTCCAAACCTCTGAGTTTCTTggcctccttttttttctgtctataaCGGCCATTCGTTGGAATCTTTAGCCCTGCTGTCTCAACATTGCACAAATGGCTTTTCTTTAATCATAATATAATATTTCCAATCAAATATGGCAAATTCTGATAATAATGTGACAAATTGTGGAAAAGTTAGTGGTTGAAAGCTCCGTGTAGTGCTTACACTATTTGTACTGCCTTATTTTATACTACACATGCCCTTAACTATTATTAAGCTAAACATAGCCTGTCTTGCTTGTGATATAGggtttttatgctgtttttatgcTCCCAGGTATACCTGCCAAAACCTCAGTGTTGTCCTGACAGAATCTACGTCAATCTCATGCtaagctgctggaggagaaacGCTAAGGAAAGGCCGAGCTTCCAGGAGATACACGCCCAGCTGACAGAGACCAGATGAGACACCAAGCAACTTCTATAGGGTTAATTAAGCCTGGAAGTGTCAGTTCTAGATTAACTGGACAAACtgtggagctaaattggggtcacaaagtttgttcaaaagaaaagaaatccctccagtttcaaatctttttcagtttcaattttttttcttctgaacaaactttatggcctcaatttagctccatacataCTGTTTCAGTAATAGGCAGCCATCTGGCATACCATAAAAACACTGAGTTACAAAAATTGAATATCTGATTGCTTGAAAGGTTTGAAAATAAGCAGGTTTAAACTACATACAGATAATTTGGGATgcatgaaaaatgttgaatatgtggaatttttatttgttattctctgaaaaaatattttttacagaatattgACTTATCAGGTACGACACTTGATCAAATGAGACAATGATATaggatgtttattttgtctagcatttattttcattaatacTTTTCAATTTGatggatttaaaaaacataCCATTAGCAAGACTTGCTATTTGTGCTATTTTACAGGGGGCTTCGTAATattctgaaggttttttaagttttatcttTGTCTTCAAACTTTTATGCCTCATTTGGTGATAGAACTTATGTATTAATATACCAATCTTTCCTATCCAGTCAGGATAGTGGATCATAGAACTGTTTCGAGATCacttaaagttttctttttaattactAATCATgtcaaaaacaatcatttctctCTGACCTGAAGTTTCAGGCCTCCTGTTTATTATGTGGATGCATCTGAAATCAACTTTGGACTCtatgtaaacaaagaaaattgtatATCTATGTATAAGTCTGTAATGTTGTAAGTGACTGATACATAAGATTACTGTAGTCTTGAAGAAAACACAATACTGCTCCTATAAGGAATAAGCAGTGTGTACACACTGCATCCACAcatacatgtatttatttttacagtctTTTTATATTGTTTCTATTTATAGTGTACCAATAAAATCTCTTTACATATTTGgatatatatttctgtttgtttaccaGTAGAACTCAGCTTTGTTCCACTGGTGAGAGGCAGAAGTCCAAATAATGTGACtttatacaaaaatattctTACACATAGATGAAACTATGAGTAAATTTGTGCCGTCGCTTTCTTCGTTGAGACAGACGTTTTTTGGATGAGGTTCCTTTAAATTAAACCGCGCTCTCCTGACGTTTTGGACTTCTGGACCTGCCGTAGCGGCAAGGTGATTGGCTAGCTGTCTGCTGTCGTCCAATCACGCCATGATTTGGCAGATATTTAATAGAATCGGACGATGGGCCGTCCAGCTGCACAGAACGTGAATACCTACGGACTTTCAGAGTTttcctgaatattttttttttgtttaatttccaaCTCTACCCAGACATGGAGAAAATTGTCGTAGTAACCGGAGCAAACAGGTGAGCGAACTGGAAACtggtaaattaaacaaattaaacgtagttttcttttcctctctttgtAGCATAAACACTAATAATTCAGTAATTGACTTGCAATGCTAAAGCTGGACACCTCACCTCGAAAACTCTCCTTGTCTGAAAGATCTGCTTCTCGCTTTTAAATCAGACATAACAACAAATATTCGTCAATATTACAGTAATACAGTGATAAAAGGCAGCAGGGTATGTAGAATAGCATGTCTGCTGTGTCCCTCACATGTTTGTGGTAAACTGCAAACATGGCATTTAGtggctttcttttaacaatgtCGCTCTTCCACGAAAGCTCTTTGGTGCACAACTAACAGCTGCTGttgaactggattttattttggggtagCTGAGTCTTTATAAAACCAAATATCTCCAccacataattaaaaatatatatatatatcgtaCATGCGGGATAGGTTTCGGAAAAGTTTTCACACACACGAACTCGCACAAATCCATTCCTGAGCGTTGTTTTGAACATtccaaacccatagggggcagtgtagtaCAAAGCTAAAACCCgccagccaatcagatggcTTAAAAACAACCACTACTTCCTGTTAGGATTTAAAGATGGCGCGAGGAGGTGCACTTAGTGGACTCATATGTAGGTTGAGCGACTTTTAAAGAGCgtattagaatataaagttattaaaacacaagaCAGTATGAAATGGGAATCGTATCAAAGCAAGTATGTGGATAAATTGGCGCATTTATCGTTGACTGCAACATATGGGACCCCAGATCTCTTGTTTCCCAGatgtacaaacacaaataaagttttctCAACGTTCCACTGTGGTcagaggttttttgtttttttttttagttttataaataatcatttttggtGCAATTAAACAGAGTTTTtggataaaaagacaaaaaagccataaaaatgTAGTAGTTTTCTCAGACATCCATGGACTAGGCCAAAATGGGGCTAAAAAC includes:
- the ddr2b gene encoding discoidin domain-containing receptor 2 isoform X1: MTSVMAVKLNLCCVFFILTAVTVKPQVNPETCRYPLGMTGGQIQDEDISASSQWSESTAARFGRLDFDTGDGDGAWCPDIMSEPGGFKEYLQVDLRSLHFITLVGTQGRHADGMGNEFAQRYRIKYSRDGGSWMGWHDRMGNQVVEGNKNTYDVVLKDLEPPIVARFVRFMPVTDPSSIVCMRVELYGCEWLDGLVSYSIPDGHQMIYRGLDVFFNDSVYDGATAQRLTKGLGQLTDGAWGLDDFLHSHVPGAWPGYDYVGWSNKTFPKGYVEVVFDFDHIRNFTSMKVHCSNMFSRGVRLFRQATCFFRSESEWEPDPMTFRPSAEPLSQSGRFVTVPLGDRTASSIKCRFHFGDQWLLFSEVAFQSGSAVYNTSLGPHKQGQPKKSLLGEDPTHKVDDSNTKILIGCLVAIIAILLTVIVIILWRQVWQKMLEKASRRWLDDELTARLAAQTQAFSFLRSSQSSEDGSGSGSISTYERIYPACADYQEPSRLIRKLPEFAECAEHLSKEGAGGRRSTLRSSKAAEATDPAARASLPESGTSSRAGVGSDGAPHYAEADIISLQESSDSGSITAVNMNLFAGSDLTLREFPKEKLTFKEKLGEGQFGEVHLCEAEDMQDFLGEDTSTEGSSESPLLVAVKMLREDANKNARNDFLKEIRIMSRLRDPNIVRLLAVCVDTDPLCMITEYMENGDLNQFLCSLRLKTLTGGEADQQEGSDEVSSVKLLGMAVQVVSGMKYLSSLNFVHRDLATRNCLVGKNDTIKIADFGMSRNLYRGDYFRIQGRAVLPIRWMSWESILLGKFTMASDVWAFGVTLWEILTLCKEQPYSQLSDEQVIENTGEFFRNQGKQVYLPKPQCCPDRIYVNLMLSCWRRNAKERPSFQEIHAQLTETR
- the ddr2b gene encoding discoidin domain-containing receptor 2 isoform X2; translation: MTSVMAVKLNLCCVFFILTAVTVKPQVNPETCRYPLGMTGGQIQDEDISASSQWSESTAARFGRLDFDTGDGDGAWCPDIMSEPGGFKEYLQVDLRSLHFITLVGTQGRHADGMGNEFAQRYRIKYSRDGGSWMGWHDRMGNQVVEGNKNTYDVVLKDLEPPIVARFVRFMPVTDPSSIVCMRVELYGCEWLDGLVSYSIPDGHQMIYRGLDVFFNDSVYDGATAQRLTKGLGQLTDGAWGLDDFLHSHVPGAWPGYDYVGWSNKTFPKGYVEVVFDFDHIRNFTSMKVHCSNMFSRGVRLFRQATCFFRSESEWEPDPMTFRPSAEPLSQSGRFVTVPLGDRTASSIKCRFHFGDQWLLFSEVAFQSGSAVYNTSLGPHKQGQPKKSLLGEDPTHKVDDSNTKILIGCLVAIIAILLTVIVIILWRQVWQKMLEKASRRWLDDELTARLAAQTQAFSFLRSSQSSEDGSGSGSISTYERIYPACADYQEPSRLIRKLPEFAECAEHLKSGTSSRAGVGSDGAPHYAEADIISLQESSDSGSITAVNMNLFAGSDLTLREFPKEKLTFKEKLGEGQFGEVHLCEAEDMQDFLGEDTSTEGSSESPLLVAVKMLREDANKNARNDFLKEIRIMSRLRDPNIVRLLAVCVDTDPLCMITEYMENGDLNQFLCSLRLKTLTGGEADQQEGSDEVSSVKLLGMAVQVVSGMKYLSSLNFVHRDLATRNCLVGKNDTIKIADFGMSRNLYRGDYFRIQGRAVLPIRWMSWESILLGKFTMASDVWAFGVTLWEILTLCKEQPYSQLSDEQVIENTGEFFRNQGKQVYLPKPQCCPDRIYVNLMLSCWRRNAKERPSFQEIHAQLTETR